One genomic window of Mucilaginibacter sp. SJ includes the following:
- a CDS encoding sensor histidine kinase, whose product MNTGFDLLLNNIKLPRFWQHVIFWVIVSFFITTLYSFQTNFWVSLRNNLLYMPIQIAYYYAIAYWLVPKYVFEKRYIMFFMMLIPLVFACMFISRTIGILFVAPYLIRVMHVTDAGYIASTQRPFFEQLTDGQSLVNSFKGTNLFTGFVLAIKLFKMWYERKQAALEAELNALKAQVHPHFLFNTLNNLYSLSLNSSPKSPQAIIGLSDLLRYMLYECSDNEVLLEKEVFMMQQYVKLEKLRYEERIDINFTITGNLKDKTIAPLLILPFIENAFKHGTSEQVGAAWINIDISVTLNHFKLKVANSKPDHPFDTNNTPGHIGLKNVTKRLDLLYPHSSRLKIVNEEDTFFVVLDLDLKIIKQSAEQQMVTA is encoded by the coding sequence ATGAATACTGGTTTCGATCTCCTGCTCAATAATATAAAGCTGCCGCGCTTTTGGCAGCATGTGATATTTTGGGTGATTGTATCGTTTTTCATTACCACACTTTATTCATTCCAGACCAATTTTTGGGTATCCTTACGCAATAACCTTTTGTACATGCCCATACAAATTGCGTATTACTATGCCATTGCCTACTGGCTGGTGCCCAAATACGTTTTTGAAAAGCGATATATAATGTTTTTCATGATGCTGATACCGCTTGTTTTTGCATGTATGTTTATCAGCCGTACCATCGGAATCCTTTTTGTAGCGCCCTACCTGATCAGGGTGATGCATGTGACAGATGCCGGTTATATCGCCTCAACCCAACGTCCGTTTTTTGAGCAGTTAACAGATGGGCAAAGCCTGGTAAATTCATTTAAAGGAACCAACCTGTTCACTGGGTTTGTACTTGCTATTAAACTTTTTAAAATGTGGTATGAGCGCAAGCAGGCGGCATTGGAAGCCGAACTCAACGCGTTGAAAGCCCAGGTACATCCGCATTTTTTATTTAATACGCTTAACAACCTTTACTCATTAAGCCTTAACAGCTCGCCAAAATCGCCGCAGGCTATCATTGGCCTGTCTGACCTGCTGCGCTATATGCTTTATGAATGCTCAGATAACGAAGTACTTTTAGAGAAGGAGGTATTTATGATGCAGCAGTATGTGAAGCTTGAAAAGCTGCGCTATGAAGAACGTATCGATATCAACTTTACCATTACCGGTAATTTGAAAGATAAAACTATAGCACCGCTGCTGATTTTGCCTTTTATTGAAAATGCCTTTAAGCATGGTACCAGCGAACAGGTAGGCGCAGCCTGGATCAATATTGATATCAGCGTTACACTCAACCATTTTAAACTAAAGGTTGCCAACAGTAAACCGGATCATCCTTTTGATACAAACAATACACCGGGACATATCGGTTTAAAAAATGTCACCAAAAGACTCGATCTGCTTTATCCCCACTCGTCACGCCTTAAAATCGTAAATGAGGAAGATACCTTTTTTGTGGTGCTTGACCTCGACCTTAAGATCATAAAGCAATCTGCTGAACAACAAATGGTAACCGCATGA
- a CDS encoding LytR/AlgR family response regulator transcription factor: MKIRTLIVDDEPHAIEVLKNYLERFSEMEVTATCNDGIEAFRLLQQKPIDLMFLDIQMPGIKGTDLLKSLKNPPKVIFTTAYSEYALDGFELNAVDYLLKPISFERFLRAVDKIYQLNEHKGKLLITHEEPVSDTHTFIYLKVDRKTIKVNINDILWIESLRDYIKVVAVNNQVHITRQKISLLEEMLPESRFVRIHRSFIVALNKIDSFYAYSIDVAGHELPIGRNYKQDVQKKLKNERLQMG, encoded by the coding sequence ATGAAAATCCGCACACTTATAGTCGACGATGAGCCACATGCCATTGAGGTGTTAAAAAATTATCTCGAGCGCTTTAGTGAGATGGAGGTTACCGCTACCTGCAATGATGGTATTGAAGCCTTTCGCCTCTTGCAACAAAAACCTATCGATTTGATGTTCCTGGATATTCAGATGCCGGGAATAAAAGGTACCGACCTGCTGAAAAGCCTCAAGAACCCACCTAAAGTAATTTTCACCACCGCCTACAGCGAATATGCGCTTGATGGCTTTGAGCTGAATGCGGTTGATTACCTTTTAAAGCCTATCTCCTTTGAGCGTTTCCTGCGGGCGGTCGACAAGATTTATCAGCTAAACGAGCATAAGGGCAAACTCCTGATTACCCATGAAGAACCTGTAAGTGATACGCATACGTTCATCTATCTTAAAGTAGACCGCAAAACCATCAAAGTTAACATCAATGATATTTTATGGATAGAAAGCCTGCGCGATTATATTAAGGTAGTAGCTGTAAATAACCAGGTGCACATTACCCGGCAAAAGATCAGCCTGCTTGAAGAGATGTTGCCTGAAAGCAGGTTTGTACGCATCCATCGGTCGTTTATAGTTGCGTTGAATAAGATAGATTCTTTCTATGCCTACAGCATAGATGTTGCCGGGCATGAGCTCCCTATCGGTCGTAATTATAAGCAGGATGTACAGAAGAAATTAAAGAATGAGCGGTTGCAGATGGGGTGA
- a CDS encoding ATP-dependent DNA helicase, with the protein MPVTLNTDQKAAFKAIQKFLDHPAADVFVLKGYAGTGKTFLMQHIAQWLKEKERKFCMLAATGRAATVLRGKTGFSASTVHGELYNFDKIDGLDEETLAENSASGMAGQMTMQFSTRSADAETTIYIVDEASMLSGTLTEGNGFAVFGSGILLQDFFQVANKSKIIFVGDPCQLPPVGQSFSPALDIDWLAKKQRFPVSVKLSKIERNKDDNDILVLAGAIRTMSESRERIKFPKIPASNLNNVKLHATDDLMFNLYAANYKAAGPNSCLAIARSNKKVQMINRDMRRELFGSGYVPLQVGDVLLVTQNNYSVPLTNGDFVIVNELEETKQKLGMKFQKVLVTALASGKEFKMLLSLDALESLKGNLTNDQSKALIIDFNDQMKAKGISQKSEQYREAMREDAYLIYCRDPRKG; encoded by the coding sequence GTGCCCGTTACTTTAAATACAGATCAAAAAGCTGCTTTCAAGGCAATCCAAAAATTTCTTGATCATCCTGCTGCCGATGTTTTTGTGCTAAAGGGTTATGCCGGCACGGGTAAAACCTTTTTGATGCAGCACATTGCACAATGGCTGAAAGAAAAAGAAAGGAAGTTTTGCATGCTGGCAGCAACAGGCAGGGCGGCTACGGTTTTAAGGGGTAAAACGGGATTCTCCGCCTCAACAGTTCATGGCGAATTATATAATTTTGATAAGATAGACGGCCTTGACGAGGAAACATTGGCCGAAAACTCAGCATCTGGCATGGCCGGACAAATGACCATGCAGTTTTCAACCCGCTCTGCAGATGCTGAAACCACCATTTATATAGTTGATGAGGCTTCGATGCTTTCAGGTACGCTGACTGAAGGCAATGGCTTTGCCGTTTTCGGTTCGGGGATCCTGCTGCAGGATTTTTTCCAGGTAGCTAATAAAAGCAAGATTATTTTTGTCGGTGATCCCTGCCAGTTGCCACCTGTAGGGCAAAGCTTTAGCCCGGCGCTTGATATCGACTGGCTGGCCAAAAAGCAACGTTTCCCGGTATCTGTTAAACTCTCAAAAATAGAGCGTAATAAAGATGATAACGATATTTTGGTTTTGGCAGGAGCAATTCGCACCATGAGCGAAAGCCGCGAGCGCATCAAATTTCCGAAGATCCCGGCATCAAACCTCAATAATGTAAAACTTCATGCTACAGACGATCTGATGTTTAACCTGTATGCGGCTAATTATAAGGCCGCAGGCCCCAATAGCTGCCTGGCTATAGCACGCAGTAACAAAAAAGTTCAAATGATAAACCGGGATATGCGACGCGAACTTTTTGGTTCGGGGTATGTGCCTTTACAGGTTGGTGATGTGTTGCTGGTAACACAAAACAACTATTCGGTACCGCTTACCAACGGCGATTTTGTAATTGTGAATGAACTTGAAGAAACTAAACAAAAGCTGGGCATGAAATTTCAAAAAGTGTTGGTTACCGCACTGGCTTCGGGGAAGGAGTTTAAGATGCTGCTTTCTTTAGATGCGCTTGAAAGCTTAAAGGGAAATCTCACTAACGATCAATCCAAAGCGCTGATCATCGATTTTAATGACCAGATGAAGGCAAAAGGCATTTCTCAAAAAAGTGAACAGTATAGGGAAGCCATGCGCGAAGATGCTTATCTCATATACTGCCGTGACCCGCGCAAAGGATGA
- a CDS encoding M1 family metallopeptidase yields the protein MKLKLMAGCSLACMLAASISYAQQPAPTPTTPAGSVYDYHETFGPGFYTKNGTEFRAASGEPGYKYWQNRADYQLAAKLNDQTNEITGSEVLTYTNNSPQTLGFMWMQLDQNLFKLDSRGTAIVPPAGSRNWGRGEAFDAGYKIKSVKVAGAKGEYVDVKFLITDTRMQVFLPKEIAANGGQAKLKIEYSFVSPNYGSDRMGYLQTKNGKVYTIAQWYPRVCVYDDVMGWNTLPYSGPGEFYLEYGDFDLNITAPANHIVVASGELLNPQEVYTPEQLKRWAAAEKSESTVIIRSAAEVTDPKSRPAGKTQLTWHFKIKNARDASWASSAAFVIDAAKMDLPSGKKSTAISAYPVESDGNDAWGRSTEYVKKSIEYNSSKWFEYPYPAATAVAGIVGGMEYPGIVFCGAKAKKASLWGVNDHEFGHTWFPMIVGSNERMYGWMDEGFNTFINTLSTANFNNGEYKNTRVPDMHAIGAFFTRPDLEPIMSQPANLKEKNTGTLLYSKPSAGLVLLREQVLGPERFDFAFKTYINRWAFKHPTPDDFFRTIENVSGENLQWFWRGWFLNDWRLDVAVSDVKYVDNDPTKGSLITLDNLGKMAMPVILEIKTKGGKVDRVKLPVEIWERYASWTFKYPSTEEIESVTYDPDKVLPDYNPENNVWKK from the coding sequence ATGAAACTAAAACTAATGGCAGGTTGCAGCCTTGCCTGTATGTTGGCCGCGAGCATAAGTTACGCCCAGCAACCAGCACCTACCCCTACCACACCCGCCGGCTCTGTCTATGATTATCACGAAACTTTTGGCCCGGGCTTTTACACAAAAAATGGCACCGAATTTCGCGCAGCCAGCGGCGAGCCAGGATATAAATACTGGCAAAACCGTGCCGATTATCAATTGGCCGCCAAACTGAACGATCAAACCAACGAAATTACCGGCTCGGAAGTTTTAACGTATACCAATAACAGCCCGCAAACATTGGGCTTTATGTGGATGCAGCTTGATCAGAACCTGTTTAAGCTCGATTCAAGGGGTACAGCCATTGTTCCTCCGGCAGGTAGCCGTAACTGGGGCCGCGGCGAAGCATTTGATGCCGGTTATAAAATTAAATCGGTAAAAGTTGCCGGCGCGAAAGGCGAATACGTTGATGTTAAATTCCTGATCACCGATACGCGGATGCAGGTTTTCCTTCCAAAGGAAATTGCGGCCAACGGCGGACAGGCTAAACTGAAAATTGAGTACTCTTTTGTGTCACCAAATTATGGATCCGACCGGATGGGCTACCTGCAAACCAAAAATGGTAAAGTTTATACCATTGCACAATGGTACCCACGCGTATGTGTATATGATGATGTAATGGGCTGGAACACCCTCCCATATAGCGGCCCGGGTGAGTTTTACCTTGAATATGGTGATTTTGACCTGAACATTACTGCCCCTGCAAACCATATCGTTGTAGCTTCGGGCGAATTATTAAACCCGCAGGAGGTATATACTCCTGAACAATTGAAACGCTGGGCAGCTGCCGAAAAAAGCGAAAGCACTGTCATCATCCGCTCGGCTGCTGAGGTTACCGATCCAAAATCGCGCCCTGCCGGTAAAACCCAATTAACCTGGCACTTTAAAATCAAGAACGCCCGCGATGCTTCATGGGCTTCTTCAGCAGCGTTTGTTATCGATGCAGCCAAGATGGACCTGCCAAGCGGTAAAAAATCAACTGCCATATCTGCCTACCCGGTTGAAAGCGATGGCAACGATGCCTGGGGCCGTTCAACTGAGTATGTGAAAAAATCTATTGAATATAACTCATCAAAATGGTTTGAATACCCTTACCCTGCTGCTACTGCTGTTGCCGGTATTGTAGGTGGTATGGAATATCCTGGTATTGTTTTCTGCGGAGCTAAAGCAAAAAAAGCGAGCCTTTGGGGGGTTAACGATCATGAATTTGGGCATACCTGGTTCCCGATGATCGTTGGCTCAAACGAGCGCATGTACGGCTGGATGGACGAGGGTTTTAATACGTTCATCAATACGCTATCGACAGCTAACTTTAATAACGGCGAATACAAAAACACCCGCGTGCCTGATATGCACGCTATCGGAGCTTTCTTTACCAGGCCCGATCTTGAGCCTATTATGAGCCAGCCCGCTAACCTCAAAGAAAAAAATACCGGTACCCTGCTTTACTCAAAACCAAGTGCCGGTTTAGTGTTACTGCGCGAACAGGTATTAGGTCCTGAGCGTTTTGATTTCGCCTTTAAAACCTACATTAACCGCTGGGCATTTAAACACCCTACTCCTGATGATTTTTTCCGCACGATAGAAAATGTAAGCGGCGAAAACCTGCAATGGTTTTGGAGGGGCTGGTTCCTGAACGACTGGCGTTTGGATGTTGCTGTAAGCGACGTAAAATATGTTGATAACGATCCAACCAAAGGCTCGCTGATCACTTTAGATAACTTAGGTAAAATGGCAATGCCGGTTATCCTGGAAATCAAAACCAAAGGTGGTAAAGTTGACCGCGTAAAACTGCCGGTTGAAATCTGGGAGCGTTATGCGTCATGGACATTTAAATATCCATCAACTGAAGAAATTGAATCGGTTACTTACGATCCTGATAAAGTATTACCGGACTACAATCCTGAAAATAACGTTTGGAAAAAATAA
- the hemA gene encoding glutamyl-tRNA reductase yields the protein MKYLKVIAFTHKQIELKELGRLVVCQENLTDKLAQVKEQFNIPEIFYLATCNRVEFVMTTPQSVDKDFAKKFIEAFNTELCHDSLSTFMDSASIYEDQEAMVHLLRTSCSLESLIVGEKEILAQLRKAYEHCKEAGLTGDAMRMIMNCVVKTAKEVYTHTNISKNPISVVSLAYRKLKDLNLCSNARVLIIGAGETNRNISKYLQKHKFSNFAVFNRTVANAEKLAADLGGEAFDLEALKTYKKGFDAIITCTSAVEPIITTAVYQSLLNGETGRKTIVDLAIPNDTAPEVLEQFPVNFIEVHSLNEVAKKNLQERYHELVHAEAIIEQNIAEFVQQLKQRRIEVAMRQVPEKIKEIRNTAINSVFADEVQGLDEQSREILEKVINYMEKKYISVPMVMAKDILINEN from the coding sequence TTGAAGTATCTAAAGGTAATAGCTTTTACGCACAAACAGATTGAACTGAAGGAATTGGGTAGATTGGTGGTTTGCCAGGAAAATCTGACAGATAAACTTGCACAGGTTAAAGAGCAGTTCAATATCCCGGAGATCTTCTACCTGGCTACCTGTAACCGTGTGGAATTTGTAATGACAACCCCACAATCAGTTGACAAAGATTTTGCCAAAAAATTCATAGAGGCCTTCAACACAGAGCTTTGCCATGATTCACTAAGCACCTTTATGGATAGCGCGTCTATTTATGAAGATCAGGAAGCTATGGTGCACCTGTTGCGTACTTCATGTTCGCTGGAGAGTTTGATCGTGGGCGAAAAGGAGATCCTGGCCCAGTTACGCAAAGCATATGAACATTGCAAAGAGGCTGGCCTAACCGGCGATGCCATGCGCATGATCATGAACTGCGTAGTAAAAACAGCCAAGGAAGTTTATACACATACCAACATCTCCAAAAACCCAATCTCGGTAGTATCGCTGGCTTACCGCAAGCTTAAAGACCTTAATCTTTGTTCAAATGCCCGTGTATTGATCATCGGCGCAGGCGAAACCAACCGCAACATTTCCAAATATCTTCAAAAACATAAATTTTCAAACTTCGCGGTATTTAACCGTACCGTGGCCAATGCCGAAAAATTAGCTGCCGATTTGGGCGGTGAAGCATTTGACCTCGAAGCTCTGAAAACCTATAAAAAAGGTTTTGATGCCATTATCACCTGCACATCGGCAGTTGAGCCAATCATCACTACCGCCGTTTACCAATCGCTGTTAAACGGCGAAACCGGCAGGAAAACCATTGTCGATCTCGCCATCCCTAACGATACCGCTCCCGAAGTACTGGAGCAATTCCCGGTTAACTTTATCGAAGTACACTCGCTCAACGAGGTTGCCAAAAAGAACCTGCAGGAACGTTACCACGAACTGGTACACGCCGAAGCTATCATTGAGCAAAACATTGCCGAATTTGTACAGCAGCTTAAACAGCGCCGTATTGAGGTAGCCATGCGCCAGGTGCCTGAAAAGATCAAAGAGATCCGCAATACCGCCATTAACTCGGTTTTTGCAGATGAAGTACAGGGCCTGGACGAGCAATCGCGCGAGATCCTGGAAAAGGTGATCAACTACATGGAGAAAAAATATATCAGCGTACCCATGGTTATGGCCAAGGATATATTGATCAATGAAAACTAA
- a CDS encoding DoxX family protein translates to MDKYKKISLVILVAFYVLAGLNHFRAPDFYYAVMPNNLLYPETVNLLAGIAEITLGVLLIPAKTRYWAAWGVVLMLIAFLQIHVSMAFKAPMKLNSITVTPFLAWLRLILQFVLIYWAWWHTADRKKIA, encoded by the coding sequence ATGGATAAGTATAAAAAAATAAGCCTGGTAATACTCGTGGCATTCTATGTGCTTGCAGGCCTTAATCACTTCCGCGCCCCGGACTTTTACTACGCCGTAATGCCCAATAACCTGCTTTACCCCGAGACTGTTAACCTTCTTGCCGGGATTGCCGAAATTACATTAGGTGTGTTACTTATACCAGCCAAAACGCGATACTGGGCTGCCTGGGGAGTTGTTTTAATGTTGATTGCCTTTTTGCAGATTCATGTGAGTATGGCATTTAAAGCACCGATGAAGTTAAACTCCATAACAGTTACACCTTTTTTAGCATGGCTGCGCCTAATCTTACAGTTTGTGCTGATCTACTGGGCCTGGTGGCATACAGCCGATCGTAAGAAGATAGCCTAA
- a CDS encoding carbon-nitrogen hydrolase family protein — translation MDLQSIEMRNLEVQDYQELKKSMKSAYMDMDEDYWDANSIRRLIKIFPEGQICITVNDTVVGCALAIIVDYQKFGDNHTYKQITGDSTFKTHNDKGDVLYGIDVFIHPKYRGLRLARRLYDARKALCEKLNLKSIIAGGRIPNYQKFQNELTPRQYIDKVKYKEIYDPTLSFQLSNDFHVRKVLRNYLPEDSRSKGFATLIEWNNVYYEEVSDVINHKTVVRIGLVQWQMRSYSNISELMKHAEYFVDAVSDYQADFILFPELFNTPLMADYNHMDSAKAMRELAKYTQPIIEEFSKLAVSYNVNIIAGSMPYIFEESLYNVSYLFRRNGSMEEVYKIHPTPAEISSWGMRGGDEVKVFDTDCGKVGILICYDVEFPELSRILAGQDMQILFVPFLTDTQNGYNRVKFCAQARAVENECYVAIAGCVGNLPNVNNMGISYAQSAVFTPSDFGFPTNGIQSEATPNTEMIVIADVDLSLLDELHEYGSVQNIKDRRTDLYNITFNGKRV, via the coding sequence ATGGATCTGCAAAGTATTGAAATGCGCAACCTGGAAGTACAGGACTACCAGGAGCTGAAAAAATCAATGAAATCGGCCTATATGGATATGGACGAGGATTATTGGGATGCCAATTCTATCCGCCGGCTCATCAAAATATTCCCCGAAGGGCAGATCTGCATCACCGTTAACGATACGGTTGTTGGGTGTGCGCTGGCCATCATTGTTGATTACCAAAAATTTGGCGACAATCACACCTACAAACAAATTACCGGCGATAGTACCTTTAAAACCCATAATGACAAAGGGGATGTACTTTACGGTATAGATGTGTTTATCCATCCTAAATATCGCGGCTTGAGGCTTGCACGGCGATTGTACGATGCCCGCAAGGCCCTTTGCGAAAAGCTGAACCTGAAAAGTATTATAGCCGGCGGCCGCATCCCCAACTATCAAAAATTTCAAAATGAGCTTACGCCCCGTCAGTATATTGATAAAGTAAAGTATAAGGAGATCTACGATCCTACTTTATCATTCCAGTTATCTAACGATTTTCACGTGCGCAAGGTGTTGAGGAATTATCTGCCCGAGGATAGTCGCTCAAAAGGCTTTGCTACCCTTATTGAGTGGAATAATGTTTATTACGAAGAGGTAAGTGATGTTATTAACCATAAAACAGTAGTGCGCATTGGGTTGGTACAATGGCAGATGCGTTCGTACAGTAACATCAGTGAGCTGATGAAGCATGCCGAATATTTTGTTGATGCCGTGAGCGATTACCAGGCCGATTTTATCCTGTTCCCCGAACTGTTCAATACACCGCTTATGGCCGATTACAACCACATGGATTCGGCCAAGGCCATGCGCGAGCTGGCCAAGTATACCCAGCCCATTATCGAGGAGTTTTCAAAACTGGCGGTATCGTATAATGTAAACATTATTGCGGGCAGCATGCCTTATATTTTTGAGGAGTCGTTGTATAATGTATCCTACCTGTTCAGGAGGAACGGCAGTATGGAAGAGGTTTACAAAATTCACCCCACCCCGGCCGAGATCAGCTCATGGGGGATGCGCGGCGGCGATGAGGTAAAAGTTTTTGATACCGATTGCGGCAAAGTTGGCATCTTGATTTGTTATGATGTGGAATTTCCCGAATTATCACGCATATTGGCCGGTCAGGATATGCAGATCCTGTTTGTACCTTTCCTTACAGACACCCAGAATGGCTATAACCGGGTTAAGTTTTGCGCCCAGGCCCGCGCCGTTGAAAACGAATGCTATGTGGCTATTGCAGGCTGCGTTGGTAACCTGCCCAATGTAAATAATATGGGTATCAGCTATGCACAGTCGGCGGTGTTTACGCCTTCTGATTTTGGTTTCCCTACAAACGGAATCCAATCTGAAGCTACGCCAAACACCGAAATGATTGTTATTGCCGATGTTGACCTTTCGTTACTTGATGAACTGCATGAATATGGCAGTGTGCAAAATATCAAAGACAGGCGCACCGATTTGTATAACATTACTTTTAACGGGAAGAGGGTGTAA
- a CDS encoding YybH family protein yields the protein MKQKTLTAAIICLCVFLTYKSGTAQANNPGLQQIKSSIQKINTLYYELFAKSDASIINLYTDDAILLAPNMLPINGKKALKKDFEDTFVAGKVKGVKFQTGNIYGDGKAYITEEGTWQVFDPNGKVLDDGKYLKLWKLTKAGWKIFRDSFNSNHKI from the coding sequence ATGAAACAAAAAACCTTAACTGCAGCAATTATATGCCTGTGTGTTTTTTTAACGTATAAAAGCGGCACTGCCCAGGCAAATAATCCCGGCTTACAGCAGATCAAAAGTTCAATTCAAAAAATAAATACACTTTATTATGAGCTGTTTGCAAAAAGTGACGCCTCAATCATAAACCTGTATACTGATGATGCTATTTTATTGGCGCCAAATATGCTGCCTATAAATGGCAAAAAGGCATTGAAAAAAGATTTCGAGGATACTTTTGTTGCGGGAAAAGTTAAAGGGGTTAAATTCCAAACCGGCAATATCTATGGCGATGGTAAAGCTTACATTACCGAAGAAGGCACCTGGCAGGTTTTTGACCCAAATGGTAAAGTTCTTGATGATGGAAAGTATTTAAAGCTGTGGAAACTCACGAAAGCCGGCTGGAAAATATTCAGGGATTCTTTTAACAGCAACCACAAAATTTAA
- a CDS encoding helix-turn-helix transcriptional regulator, whose amino-acid sequence MRYTEYRPNGILKDFIQCYFVCETDIPVMTDDKVFATGAIEILFNLGADGPQQIKNGDLVTCPDIQLWGQTIQPFTFTSYGKHCMFGIRFFTHTAACFFNERIEEFNDRVIDFKELAGKEAALLHLRLIEAKTTDRRIDLVEKFLMKRLLASGPKFSRLKLINNIMLDLSKEDFLENINTVAAKYGLSSRYLQKMFLNYSGLSPNLYTKIARFQKSLYRVAENKLSLTSIAYECGYFDQSHFIKDFKFFTGSPPSRFSPESSTDFSAALNS is encoded by the coding sequence ATGCGCTATACCGAATATCGTCCTAATGGCATACTAAAAGATTTCATACAATGTTATTTTGTGTGCGAAACAGATATTCCTGTTATGACTGATGACAAGGTGTTTGCTACAGGCGCTATCGAAATCTTATTCAACCTGGGAGCGGATGGCCCGCAACAAATAAAAAACGGTGACCTGGTAACCTGTCCCGATATACAATTATGGGGGCAAACTATACAGCCATTTACTTTTACCTCTTACGGTAAGCACTGTATGTTTGGGATCCGTTTTTTCACCCATACCGCCGCCTGCTTTTTTAATGAGCGGATAGAAGAATTTAATGACCGGGTCATTGATTTCAAAGAGCTGGCAGGAAAGGAAGCGGCTTTGTTGCATTTGAGATTGATAGAGGCCAAAACAACGGACCGGAGAATAGATTTAGTAGAAAAGTTTCTGATGAAAAGACTGTTAGCATCAGGGCCTAAATTCAGCAGGCTAAAGCTGATTAACAACATCATGCTTGACTTAAGCAAAGAGGATTTTCTGGAGAATATCAATACAGTGGCAGCTAAATACGGTCTTTCCTCCCGGTACCTTCAGAAAATGTTTTTAAACTATTCCGGGCTGAGCCCGAACTTGTACACTAAAATAGCACGGTTTCAAAAAAGCCTTTACCGGGTTGCCGAAAACAAACTATCGCTCACTTCTATCGCTTATGAGTGTGGGTACTTTGATCAGTCGCATTTTATAAAGGATTTTAAATTCTTCACCGGGTCGCCCCCTTCACGGTTTTCGCCCGAAAGTTCAACTGATTTTTCTGCCGCGCTCAATAGTTAA
- a CDS encoding alpha/beta hydrolase family protein, with amino-acid sequence MIRKDNFTLPGAKGRPMLIDVTYDDVLKNAPLVIFAHGFKGFKDWGTHDLLARYFAEKGFRFLKFNFSHNGTTPASPLDFADLTAFADNTVSIELEDLDTIIDFACSGASMPMANGVYLIGHSMGGGVSIIKTAEDSRIKKLVTMASISGFRNLWPKQIEQQWRLQSVFYFENKRTGQQMPVKSTLLDDLDSHPLRLDIIRQAGLIKQPWLIVHGDADPTVPVSHSLQLHEANPAAQYIVQKGADHTFGGEHPFTGDALPAPLVEFCNTAISFLSK; translated from the coding sequence ATGATCAGGAAAGATAATTTTACCCTTCCCGGCGCTAAAGGGCGGCCAATGCTTATTGATGTTACCTATGATGATGTTTTAAAAAACGCGCCGCTGGTAATTTTTGCCCATGGCTTTAAGGGCTTTAAAGATTGGGGCACGCATGATCTGTTAGCCCGGTATTTTGCCGAAAAGGGTTTTCGTTTCCTGAAATTTAACTTTTCGCATAACGGCACTACGCCTGCCAGTCCCTTAGACTTTGCCGATTTGACCGCCTTTGCTGATAATACAGTCTCTATCGAACTGGAAGATTTGGATACCATCATTGATTTTGCCTGCAGCGGGGCGAGTATGCCCATGGCCAATGGTGTATACCTCATTGGGCACAGCATGGGCGGCGGCGTAAGCATTATTAAAACTGCCGAAGATAGCCGGATTAAAAAGCTGGTTACTATGGCCTCGATATCCGGTTTCCGGAACCTGTGGCCCAAACAAATAGAACAGCAATGGCGTTTGCAGAGCGTTTTTTACTTTGAAAATAAACGTACCGGGCAGCAAATGCCTGTCAAATCAACCTTGCTTGATGACCTGGACAGTCACCCGTTGAGGCTGGATATCATCAGGCAGGCAGGTTTAATAAAACAGCCATGGCTCATCGTTCATGGTGATGCCGATCCTACGGTACCTGTAAGCCATTCCCTGCAATTGCATGAAGCTAATCCTGCTGCTCAATATATAGTGCAAAAAGGCGCAGATCATACTTTTGGTGGCGAACACCCTTTTACCGGAGATGCTTTGCCGGCCCCGCTTGTTGAGTTTTGTAATACGGCAATATCATTCTTAAGTAAATAA